Proteins from one Clostridium cellulovorans 743B genomic window:
- the glmU gene encoding bifunctional UDP-N-acetylglucosamine diphosphorylase/glucosamine-1-phosphate N-acetyltransferase GlmU, with amino-acid sequence MYKSALILAAGKGTRMKSDLPKVLHKVCGKEMVNHVIDTLREAGIDDVNVIIGTGAQKVEEATESKNVSYTIQNEQLGTGHAVICAKEFLENKKGTVAIFTGDAPLITKESVIALIDFHENNNNKATLLTSILTDANGYGRVIRNSENDVEKIVEHKDCDENELKVKEINAGMYAFDIEMLLLALAKLSNNNSQGEYYLTDVIEILKKDNHRVGAMAVPFEETLGVNSRIQLGQVEEIMRNRINEAHMINGVTLIDSKNTYIGADVVIGNDTIIYPGCVIEGKTTIGRDVVIKGTSRLENVQVGDRTTIDNSVIVKSKVGEDTSVGPFAYIRPESTIGNEVKIGDFVEIKKAKIGDKTKVSHLTYIGDAEVGESCNFGCGTVVVNYDGKKKHLTKIGNNAFIGCNTNLVSPVTVEDDAYIAAGSTITKTVESGALAIARAKQINIKGWVNKKRIK; translated from the coding sequence ATGTATAAAAGTGCTCTTATTCTTGCTGCGGGAAAAGGAACAAGGATGAAGTCAGACCTTCCAAAGGTTTTACACAAAGTTTGTGGTAAAGAAATGGTTAATCATGTAATCGACACTTTAAGAGAGGCTGGAATCGATGATGTTAATGTCATTATAGGAACAGGAGCACAGAAAGTTGAAGAAGCTACTGAAAGTAAAAATGTATCCTATACGATTCAAAATGAACAATTAGGAACAGGCCATGCAGTAATTTGTGCTAAGGAATTTCTGGAAAATAAAAAAGGAACAGTTGCTATTTTTACTGGAGATGCACCATTAATAACTAAAGAATCAGTTATAGCATTAATTGATTTCCATGAGAATAATAATAATAAGGCGACGTTATTAACATCTATATTAACTGATGCCAATGGTTATGGAAGAGTAATAAGAAACAGTGAAAATGATGTAGAAAAGATTGTAGAACATAAAGATTGCGACGAAAATGAACTGAAGGTAAAAGAAATCAATGCAGGTATGTATGCCTTTGATATAGAGATGCTTTTACTTGCGCTTGCTAAGCTAAGTAATAACAATTCTCAAGGGGAATATTATTTAACTGATGTCATTGAAATATTGAAAAAGGATAATCATAGAGTTGGTGCTATGGCAGTTCCTTTTGAAGAAACTTTAGGTGTAAATTCAAGAATACAACTTGGACAAGTCGAAGAAATAATGAGAAACAGAATTAATGAGGCACATATGATAAATGGAGTTACGTTAATTGATAGCAAAAATACGTATATAGGTGCAGATGTTGTTATTGGAAACGACACAATTATTTATCCAGGGTGTGTAATTGAAGGTAAAACTACAATTGGAAGAGATGTTGTTATAAAAGGAACTTCTAGATTAGAAAATGTACAGGTTGGGGATAGAACAACAATTGATAATTCGGTTATTGTAAAAAGTAAGGTTGGAGAGGATACTTCAGTTGGTCCTTTTGCTTATATAAGACCTGAAAGTACTATAGGAAATGAAGTTAAAATTGGGGATTTTGTAGAGATTAAAAAAGCTAAAATTGGTGATAAAACTAAGGTGTCACACTTAACCTATATTGGGGATGCTGAAGTAGGGGAAAGCTGTAATTTTGGTTGTGGCACAGTTGTAGTAAACTATGATGGAAAGAAAAAGCATTTAACTAAGATAGGAAATAATGCATTCATAGGATGTAATACAAACTTAGTATCACCAGTTACTGTGGAAGAT
- the spoVG gene encoding septation regulator SpoVG: protein MQITDVRVRKISAEGKMKAIVSVTFDNEFVVHDIKVIEGQNGVFIAMPSRKTPDGEFKDIAHPINTETREKIQSAILEEYEKAKVEEVEPEE, encoded by the coding sequence ATGCAAATTACTGATGTAAGGGTAAGGAAAATTTCAGCTGAAGGTAAGATGAAGGCAATTGTTTCTGTTACTTTTGACAATGAGTTCGTAGTACACGATATCAAAGTTATAGAAGGTCAGAATGGCGTTTTTATCGCAATGCCTAGCAGAAAGACTCCTGATGGAGAGTTTAAAGATATAGCTCATCCAATCAACACTGAAACTAGAGAAAAAATTCAGTCTGCTATTTTAGAAGAATATGAAAAGGCAAAAGTTGAAGAGGTTGAGCCCGAAGAATAA
- the purR gene encoding pur operon repressor, whose protein sequence is MLKFSRTQRISAITKILMENPNRVIGLNYFTELLNAAKSTTSEDIVIVRDMLHFLDAGTIETVAGAAGGVKYIVNAPENLRKNFPTELCEILSDKDRIITGNFLYMTDILANPDILQKAALLLASTFKEEELDYVITVETKGIPLAYEVAKLLGIQLVIVRRDSKVTEGTTISINYLSGSSKRIQSMSLSKKSLKKGSKCIFIDDFMKAGGTALGITELLREFECQLKGIGVLIDNNEVPKKLVDGYVSIVKYNGIDEQGNAVLKVSDNWCK, encoded by the coding sequence ATGTTAAAATTTTCAAGGACTCAAAGAATAAGTGCTATAACAAAAATCCTTATGGAGAACCCAAATAGAGTGATAGGATTAAATTATTTTACAGAGCTTTTGAATGCTGCTAAATCCACCACTAGTGAAGATATAGTCATAGTTAGAGATATGCTCCATTTTTTAGATGCGGGAACTATAGAGACTGTAGCGGGTGCTGCTGGAGGAGTTAAATATATAGTCAATGCTCCAGAAAACTTAAGAAAAAATTTTCCAACGGAACTTTGTGAAATACTTAGTGATAAAGATAGAATCATAACAGGTAACTTTTTATATATGACTGACATTTTAGCTAATCCCGATATTCTTCAAAAGGCAGCTTTACTTCTAGCTTCAACCTTTAAGGAGGAAGAACTAGATTATGTTATAACTGTGGAAACTAAGGGTATTCCTTTAGCTTATGAAGTAGCTAAACTTTTAGGCATACAACTTGTGATAGTAAGGAGAGATTCTAAAGTAACGGAAGGGACAACCATAAGTATTAATTATTTATCAGGTTCTAGTAAAAGGATTCAAAGCATGTCTTTGTCAAAAAAGAGTCTGAAAAAAGGAAGTAAGTGCATTTTTATTGATGATTTTATGAAAGCTGGAGGAACAGCATTAGGAATCACTGAATTATTACGGGAATTTGAATGTCAACTTAAGGGAATAGGGGTTTTAATTGATAATAATGAAGTGCCAAAAAAGCTTGTTGATGGGTATGTATCTATTGTTAAGTACAATGGTATAGACGAGCAAGGGAATGCTGTGCTTAAAGTTAGTGATAACTGGTGTAAGTAG